Proteins found in one Parcubacteria group bacterium CG10_big_fil_rev_8_21_14_0_10_36_14 genomic segment:
- a CDS encoding oxidoreductase, whose amino-acid sequence MEYPLKIAIIGAGYWGKNLIRNAASSASVSLVYVCDLDLRLLERARSNFPFIKTTCDSEDIFKAKDIEAVFIATPVVSHYKLAKRALESSKHVFVEKPMTETSAEARELIELAKKNNLLLHVDHTFIYTGAVRKIKELINADELGEIRYIDSERINLGLIQPDVNVIYDLAVHDLSIFNYILKEKPMSVAAFGKSYVTQNRENPVEEMAHIHLEYPSGTMAHIHIGWLSPVKIRKMLIGGSKKMVLYNDIEPTEKVKVYDHGADLDFKSETPSDVIYRSGDVYIPALERSEALAIEISHFADCAVNGKPSLTGGEEGYEVVRILEATQKILKRNR is encoded by the coding sequence ATGGAATACCCGTTAAAAATAGCAATTATTGGCGCAGGTTACTGGGGAAAAAACTTGATACGAAATGCAGCTTCGTCCGCAAGCGTTTCTTTGGTCTATGTATGTGATTTGGACCTCAGGCTTTTGGAAAGGGCAAGAAGTAATTTTCCATTTATAAAAACCACTTGTGATTCCGAAGACATATTTAAGGCAAAAGATATTGAAGCTGTTTTTATAGCAACGCCGGTTGTGAGCCATTATAAGCTAGCCAAACGTGCTTTGGAGTCGAGTAAGCATGTTTTTGTTGAAAAGCCTATGACTGAAACATCCGCCGAAGCAAGAGAATTGATTGAATTGGCAAAGAAAAATAATTTATTACTTCATGTTGACCATACGTTTATTTATACTGGCGCTGTCAGGAAAATAAAGGAGCTTATTAATGCTGATGAATTGGGAGAAATAAGGTATATTGATTCCGAAAGGATTAATCTCGGGCTTATACAGCCGGATGTAAATGTCATTTATGACTTGGCAGTTCATGATCTTTCGATTTTTAATTATATTTTAAAGGAAAAGCCTATGTCTGTGGCGGCTTTTGGGAAAAGTTATGTTACGCAGAACAGAGAAAATCCAGTAGAGGAAATGGCGCATATTCATTTGGAATATCCTTCTGGGACCATGGCGCACATACACATAGGATGGCTCTCACCGGTTAAAATAAGAAAAATGTTGATTGGCGGAAGCAAAAAAATGGTTTTATATAACGATATAGAACCAACTGAAAAAGTCAAGGTGTATGATCATGGAGCAGACTTGGATTTTAAAAGTGAGACACCAAGTGACGTAATATACAGGAGCGGTGATGTCTATATTCCGGCATTGGAACGGTCCGAAGCACTAGCTATAGAAATAAGCCATTTTGCGGATTGCGCGGTGAATGGCAAACCTTCTTTAACCGGCGGAGAAGAAGGCTATGAGGTGGTCCGTATTTTGGAGGCTACTCAAAAAATATTAAAACGCAATAGGTAA
- a CDS encoding NAD-dependent dehydratase, translated as MRTILITGGAGFIGSHLCRQLLDLGNKIICLDNFSTGQKNNVKELLENKYFKLIEHDIVNPVFFDEKIDLIYNLACPASPVHYQANPIHTIKTNTIGVINLLNLAEKYGARILQASTSEVYGDPLEHPQKEDYKGNVNTIGPRACYDEGKRMAEALFFDYRRQYGIDIRVARIFNTYGPMMAPNDGRVVSNFIIQALHNVDITIYGKGEQTRSFCYVLDLIRGLQSLMDKENFIGPVNLGNPYEITILEIAKKIIELTGSSSKIIFTPLPKDDPQKRKPDIELAKAELDWSPQINLEDGLIKTIEYFRNI; from the coding sequence ATGAGAACTATTTTAATAACCGGAGGAGCCGGATTCATTGGTAGTCATTTATGTCGTCAGCTTTTAGATTTGGGCAACAAGATAATTTGCCTTGATAATTTTTCTACGGGTCAAAAGAATAACGTAAAAGAACTTTTAGAAAATAAATATTTTAAGCTTATTGAGCATGATATTGTAAACCCAGTTTTTTTTGATGAGAAAATAGACCTGATATATAATTTGGCTTGTCCAGCATCTCCTGTCCATTATCAAGCAAATCCTATTCATACAATAAAAACTAATACAATTGGAGTAATAAATCTTTTAAATCTTGCCGAAAAATATGGAGCAAGAATTTTACAGGCCTCAACCTCAGAAGTTTATGGCGATCCATTAGAGCACCCTCAAAAAGAGGATTATAAAGGCAATGTCAACACCATTGGTCCGCGTGCTTGTTATGACGAGGGTAAAAGAATGGCTGAGGCTTTATTTTTTGATTATAGGCGTCAATATGGAATTGATATACGAGTAGCAAGGATTTTTAATACATATGGTCCAATGATGGCACCAAATGATGGGCGTGTAGTTTCTAATTTCATAATTCAAGCGCTTCATAATGTTGATATTACGATTTATGGGAAAGGCGAGCAGACGCGGTCGTTTTGCTATGTATTAGATTTAATCAGAGGGCTTCAGAGCTTGATGGATAAGGAGAATTTTATTGGTCCGGTGAATTTAGGGAACCCTTATGAAATAACTATTTTAGAAATTGCCAAAAAGATAATAGAATTAACTGGTTCAAGCTCAAAGATTATTTTTACTCCTTTGCCTAAAGACGATCCTCAAAAGCGTAAGCCGGATATTGAATTGGCAAAAGCAGAATTAGATTGGAGTCCGCAAATTAATTTGGAAGACGGATTAATAAAAACAATAGAATATTTTAGGAATATATAA
- a CDS encoding rubrerythrin — protein MLSRSPLDLSRVSKENINKEILRLGIIAELDAVSLYEQMAAITSNEDLKKILLDVAKEEKTHIGEFQSLLLGLDEEQVRELEAGKEEVQKELAK, from the coding sequence ATGTTATCACGTTCACCCCTCGACCTATCAAGGGTAAGCAAAGAAAACATTAATAAAGAAATTTTGCGTCTTGGCATCATCGCAGAACTTGATGCCGTGTCTCTTTATGAACAGATGGCGGCAATAACAAGCAACGAAGACTTAAAAAAGATACTTCTAGATGTCGCGAAAGAAGAAAAAACTCATATTGGAGAATTCCAATCCTTACTACTGGGCTTAGACGAAGAGCAAGTAAGAGAGCTGGAAGCAGGAAAAGAAGAAGTTCAAAAAGAACTTGCAAAATAA
- a CDS encoding glycosyltransferase family 2 protein, producing MDLSIIIVNWNTRQLLEGCLDSIYKNTHNINFDIFVVDNASHDNSAEMVEEKFSQVHLIKNNKNVGFATANNQAIRQATGKYILILNPDTLILSNTIEHALEIIKNYPEIGILGPKTLDKNKNIQKTVRRDPNILSQLFFPSQMKKLFPNWGPIKKYYFNDFDYDKESLVPQLQGSCLLINRELFQKIGFFDEKFFIWFEEVDLCLRTRKAEYKILYSPDIEIIHYGGESFMQINTIKKQALYSRSMLYYFYKNKPKWQWFILLLFKLPIIIIDKIIK from the coding sequence ATGGATCTAAGCATTATTATCGTTAACTGGAATACAAGACAGCTCTTAGAGGGCTGTCTTGATTCTATTTATAAAAATACTCATAATATTAATTTTGATATATTTGTAGTTGATAATGCATCGCACGACAACAGCGCAGAAATGGTTGAAGAAAAATTCTCACAAGTGCATCTTATAAAAAATAATAAAAATGTTGGTTTTGCTACTGCAAATAATCAAGCGATTCGTCAAGCAACAGGAAAATATATTTTAATTTTAAATCCTGATACGCTTATTTTAAGTAATACCATAGAACATGCCTTAGAGATAATTAAAAACTATCCTGAAATCGGCATTCTTGGGCCAAAAACCCTAGATAAAAATAAGAATATACAAAAGACTGTCCGCCGTGATCCTAACATTTTGAGTCAATTATTTTTCCCCTCACAAATGAAAAAACTATTTCCAAATTGGGGCCCTATTAAAAAATATTACTTTAATGATTTTGACTATGATAAAGAGTCTCTTGTCCCACAATTACAGGGCTCTTGCTTACTCATAAATCGCGAATTATTTCAAAAAATAGGATTCTTTGATGAAAAATTTTTTATTTGGTTTGAAGAAGTTGATCTTTGTTTACGTACACGTAAAGCCGAGTATAAAATTTTGTATTCTCCCGATATAGAAATAATCCATTATGGAGGAGAGTCTTTCATGCAAATCAATACTATAAAAAAACAAGCTCTATACTCCCGTTCTATGCTTTATTACTTTTATAAAAATAAACCAAAATGGCAATGGTTTATTTTGCTTTTATTCAAACTACCCATTATAATAATAGATAAGATTATTAAATAA
- a CDS encoding methyltransferase type 11, with translation MDLQVEKNHYFNRRYNHKARWLSYWYQIDLALEIDARSVLEVGIGNGIVKDYLKKAGKSVLALDIDKGLEPDFVGSVEKIPMEGETVDCVLAAEVLEHLPFEKFDACLKEMARVSKKWAIISLPDARRTLCNFYLKKPFLPPLKLFLKMPAMKAHKFDGQHYWEPGRRRYPLKRVESRIKATGWKIEKSFTPYDVPTKHFYLLKK, from the coding sequence ATGGATTTGCAAGTAGAAAAAAATCATTATTTTAATAGACGCTATAACCATAAGGCACGATGGCTTTCTTATTGGTATCAGATAGATTTAGCATTAGAGATAGACGCAAGGTCTGTTTTGGAAGTTGGCATTGGTAATGGGATTGTAAAGGATTATTTAAAAAAAGCCGGCAAATCGGTTTTGGCTCTGGATATAGACAAAGGACTTGAACCGGATTTTGTCGGGTCGGTAGAAAAAATACCAATGGAAGGAGAAACGGTTGATTGCGTGCTGGCGGCTGAGGTTTTGGAACATTTGCCGTTTGAAAAATTTGACGCTTGCCTTAAAGAAATGGCAAGGGTTTCCAAAAAATGGGCGATTATTTCTCTTCCTGATGCAAGGAGAACACTTTGTAATTTTTATTTGAAAAAACCGTTTTTACCGCCGTTAAAATTATTTTTAAAAATGCCGGCAATGAAAGCGCATAAATTTGACGGTCAGCACTATTGGGAGCCGGGTAGAAGAAGATATCCGTTAAAGCGGGTAGAGAGTCGGATAAAAGCGACAGGCTGGAAAATAGAAAAAAGTTTTACGCCATATGATGTGCCGACAAAACATTTTTATCTTTTAAAAAAATAA
- a CDS encoding UDP-N-acetylglucosamine 2-epimerase (non-hydrolyzing), producing the protein MKKILFIAGARPNFMKISALTRAASLYADKLQIGIIHTGQHYDDELSEVFFREFKMPRPLANLGIGSGSRREQIGKTLKMLSLYIRALKPDLIVVVGDVNSTLAGALAGASENVPVAHVEAGLRSFNWKMPEEANRVMTDHLSDFLFVTENSAVNNLKAEGITEDKVFFSGNVMIDTLLHFGDLSERSDALVKNSLTPKGYALLTLHRTENVSDGKHLAELLFAINEINKSIPVICPLHPRTEKALKDFNLTANFTILGPQPYLDFINLQKNAEFVLTDSGGIQEETTIFNVPCITLREETERPVTCELGTNEVVGRDKEKIFEAVGRVLNGEWKKREGEIMGWDGNASKRIMGILAEHLNI; encoded by the coding sequence ATGAAGAAAATCCTATTTATAGCTGGAGCCAGACCTAATTTTATGAAGATATCTGCCCTTACAAGGGCGGCTTCTTTATATGCGGATAAGTTGCAAATAGGAATAATACATACGGGACAGCATTATGATGACGAACTTTCGGAAGTATTTTTTAGAGAGTTCAAAATGCCAAGACCTTTGGCAAACTTGGGCATAGGCTCTGGATCGAGAAGGGAGCAGATCGGTAAGACCTTAAAAATGCTTTCTTTATATATCAGAGCATTAAAACCGGATTTGATAGTTGTTGTCGGAGATGTTAATTCTACTTTAGCAGGAGCCTTGGCTGGAGCCAGTGAAAATGTTCCAGTCGCCCACGTTGAAGCAGGACTCCGTAGTTTTAATTGGAAAATGCCGGAAGAAGCAAATAGAGTTATGACAGACCATCTGTCAGATTTTCTTTTTGTAACCGAAAATAGCGCTGTTAATAATTTGAAAGCAGAGGGCATTACAGAGGATAAAGTATTTTTTAGTGGTAACGTGATGATTGATACACTTTTACATTTTGGTGATTTATCTGAGAGGTCTGATGCTCTTGTGAAAAATTCTTTAACTCCGAAAGGTTATGCTTTGTTAACTTTGCATCGCACGGAAAACGTAAGCGATGGTAAACATCTGGCAGAATTACTTTTTGCTATCAATGAAATAAATAAAAGTATACCCGTTATTTGTCCGCTTCATCCTAGAACAGAAAAAGCGTTAAAAGATTTTAATTTGACTGCAAATTTTACTATTCTAGGACCTCAACCATATTTGGATTTCATAAATTTACAAAAAAATGCCGAATTCGTTTTAACTGATTCCGGCGGAATACAGGAAGAGACGACTATTTTTAATGTGCCATGTATTACTTTACGCGAAGAAACAGAAAGACCGGTAACTTGCGAACTTGGAACAAATGAAGTTGTGGGAAGAGATAAAGAAAAAATATTTGAAGCTGTGGGAAGAGTTTTGAATGGTGAGTGGAAAAAAAGAGAAGGAGAAATAATGGGCTGGGATGGTAATGCAAGCAAAAGGATAATGGGCATATTAGCCGAACATCTTAATATATGA
- a CDS encoding glycosyl transferase: MKLSIIVPIYNEEKTILKILERIDAVDLGDIEKETVLIDDFSTDSTRDILKSLENRYRVFYQEKNQGKGAALRRGFKEATGDIFLIQDADLEYSPGEYPKLLEPILSGRADVVYGSRFIGGGSHRVLYFWHLLGNKFLTLLSNMFTNLTLTDMETCYKVFVKKVIETIGPTLQSNRFGFEPEITAKIAKNKFRIYEVGISYSGRTYEEGKKINWKDAISALWCIIKFNFFD; this comes from the coding sequence ATGAAATTATCAATAATTGTTCCAATTTATAATGAAGAAAAAACAATTCTCAAAATATTAGAGAGGATTGATGCTGTGGATTTGGGGGACATAGAAAAAGAGACAGTTTTAATTGATGATTTTTCAACTGATAGTACGCGTGATATTTTGAAGAGTTTAGAGAATAGATACAGGGTTTTCTATCAAGAAAAGAACCAGGGTAAGGGCGCTGCTTTGAGACGCGGTTTCAAAGAGGCAACCGGAGATATATTTTTAATTCAAGATGCTGATTTAGAGTATAGCCCGGGGGAATATCCAAAACTTTTGGAGCCGATTTTATCAGGGCGGGCAGATGTTGTTTATGGTTCGCGTTTTATTGGCGGAGGAAGCCATCGTGTTTTATATTTTTGGCACTTATTGGGAAATAAATTTTTAACACTTCTTTCAAATATGTTTACCAATCTAACTTTAACTGACATGGAAACGTGTTATAAGGTTTTTGTAAAAAAAGTAATAGAAACAATAGGTCCTACTTTACAATCAAATCGTTTTGGATTTGAACCAGAAATCACAGCCAAGATTGCAAAAAATAAATTTCGTATATATGAGGTAGGTATTTCCTATTCAGGTAGGACATATGAAGAGGGAAAAAAAATAAATTGGAAAGATGCTATTAGCGCCCTGTGGTGTATTATAAAATTTAATTTTTTTGATTAA
- the asnB gene encoding asparagine synthase (glutamine-hydrolyzing), protein MCGINGFNWRDEDLIKKMNTKITHRGPDGGGIFLDENISLGHRRLAIIDLSDKASQPMKSADGRFVITYNGELYNFKEIKKELLEFNFKSDSDTEVVLYSFIKWGEDALKKFNGIFSFAIWDKQKKELFLARDQSGVKPLYYWHNNRKFIFSSEVKAILEYENVRKDLNIDALNKYLRFLYCLGPETMWQGIMKLQPGHFAIVKDNNLKIESYYDLEEGTYLKESEADLRILIREQVERAVERQLISDRPVGLFLSGGLDSSIICAAMTKSAKGPIKTFSVGFETEIEKEKFNADFNLAKKTAEYFNTAHTPITITAKDVKDNFENCIIAMDEPVSNHIQVATYILAKEAKNQVAVVLGGDGGDETFGGYDRYYYNYFIERARMFFPLLMNKKIVQSIGGIFGKEELAKKLSSEHGLDRFWLFMAQKEDVISRFLNNDFNNAYSVRNAYTRYFEKSVKDNVNQMILTDLKTWLPDESLIRSDKLTMAHGLEERVPFLDKELVELAFRIPSKYKLNSRYQGKKCLKNAFADILPEFVLEERKRGFFSPAAKWLRTDLKPMVCEILSPGYSSKTAELFNWEVINDILNNHIDKKEYGLNTIWSLMTFQVWARNYL, encoded by the coding sequence ATGTGTGGAATAAACGGTTTTAATTGGCGCGACGAAGACTTGATAAAAAAGATGAATACAAAAATTACTCACCGCGGACCTGACGGCGGGGGTATTTTTTTGGATGAAAATATTTCTTTAGGACATAGGCGGTTAGCTATTATTGATTTGAGTGATAAGGCCAGTCAGCCAATGAAGAGCGCTGATGGAAGATTTGTTATTACCTATAACGGCGAGTTATATAATTTTAAAGAAATAAAAAAAGAATTATTAGAATTTAATTTTAAATCTGATTCCGATACGGAGGTTGTTCTATACAGTTTTATAAAATGGGGGGAAGATGCGCTGAAAAAATTTAATGGAATTTTTTCTTTTGCTATTTGGGATAAGCAAAAGAAAGAGCTTTTTTTGGCGCGTGATCAATCTGGCGTAAAGCCACTATATTACTGGCATAACAATAGAAAATTTATTTTTTCATCAGAAGTAAAAGCAATTTTGGAATATGAAAATGTAAGGAAAGATTTAAATATTGATGCATTGAACAAATACTTGCGTTTTTTATATTGCTTAGGTCCAGAAACGATGTGGCAAGGAATTATGAAATTACAGCCCGGACATTTCGCAATTGTAAAGGATAATAATTTAAAAATAGAAAGTTATTACGATTTAGAAGAGGGGACATATCTAAAAGAGAGTGAGGCTGATCTACGGATATTGATTAGAGAACAAGTGGAACGTGCAGTAGAACGTCAGCTTATTTCTGATAGGCCGGTTGGACTTTTTCTTTCAGGCGGGCTTGATTCAAGTATTATTTGCGCGGCAATGACAAAGAGCGCAAAGGGACCGATAAAAACATTTTCAGTTGGATTTGAAACAGAGATTGAAAAAGAAAAATTTAATGCGGATTTTAACTTAGCGAAAAAAACTGCCGAGTATTTTAATACAGCGCATACTCCAATTACTATTACGGCAAAAGACGTTAAGGATAATTTTGAAAATTGTATTATTGCTATGGATGAACCGGTCTCCAATCATATCCAAGTAGCAACTTATATTCTTGCGAAAGAAGCAAAAAATCAGGTCGCAGTTGTTTTAGGGGGAGACGGGGGAGATGAAACTTTTGGGGGTTATGATAGGTATTATTATAACTATTTTATAGAAAGAGCGCGAATGTTTTTCCCGTTGTTAATGAATAAAAAAATTGTTCAATCTATCGGAGGAATTTTTGGTAAAGAAGAGTTGGCAAAAAAGTTATCTAGTGAACACGGATTGGACCGTTTTTGGCTTTTTATGGCGCAGAAAGAAGATGTTATATCAAGATTTTTAAATAATGATTTCAATAATGCTTATTCTGTAAGGAATGCTTATACCAGGTATTTTGAAAAAAGTGTAAAAGATAACGTTAATCAAATGATATTGACTGATTTAAAAACTTGGCTTCCGGATGAGTCACTTATTCGTAGTGATAAACTGACAATGGCTCACGGACTTGAAGAAAGAGTGCCTTTTTTAGATAAAGAACTTGTGGAGCTAGCTTTTAGGATACCGTCAAAATATAAATTAAATAGTAGATATCAAGGAAAAAAATGTTTAAAAAATGCCTTTGCGGATATTCTGCCGGAGTTTGTTTTAGAAGAGAGGAAGCGAGGATTTTTCTCGCCTGCGGCAAAGTGGTTGCGTACTGATTTGAAACCGATGGTCTGTGAGATTCTTTCTCCCGGTTATTCTTCAAAAACTGCAGAGTTATTTAATTGGGAGGTAATAAATGATATACTAAATAATCATATTGATAAAAAAGAGTATGGATTGAATACTATATGGTCGCTTATGACATTTCAAGTCTGGGCTAGAAATTATCTATAA
- a CDS encoding nucleoside-diphosphate sugar epimerase, with amino-acid sequence MHILITGSSGEIGTNLALKLQEKGHHIFGVDKRINTWTDKFPYVMQDLSGRFFNFKDGIGNVQYPDDIDLVVHLAANAKVHELVKYPERAMDNIAITFNVLEYARQNNKPIIFSSSREVYGDIQRYTTDENQTDIAFTESPYSASKISGEALIYSYAKCYNLPYIVFRFSNVYGRYDADIKRMERVMPLFINKIYNEEPIVVFGKDKTLDFTYVDDCVNGIIAGIEKLLSGEVKNQTFNLAFGEGHTLIELANLIGEALGKEVKMTVEESKVGEVTHYIADITKARNILGYSPRTSLKEGIKKAVEWWRSYYNK; translated from the coding sequence ATGCATATACTTATTACCGGCTCAAGTGGTGAAATTGGAACAAACTTAGCGCTAAAATTACAGGAAAAAGGACATCATATTTTTGGCGTAGATAAAAGAATAAATACATGGACTGATAAATTTCCATATGTAATGCAGGATTTATCTGGCAGGTTTTTTAATTTTAAAGATGGAATTGGGAATGTTCAATATCCTGACGATATTGATTTGGTAGTTCATTTGGCGGCAAACGCGAAAGTTCATGAATTGGTGAAATATCCTGAAAGAGCGATGGATAATATTGCGATTACTTTTAATGTTTTGGAATATGCGCGACAGAACAATAAACCAATTATTTTTTCAAGTTCCCGAGAGGTTTATGGAGACATTCAGCGTTATACGACCGATGAAAATCAAACTGACATTGCTTTTACTGAAAGTCCATATTCGGCAAGCAAGATTTCTGGCGAAGCGCTAATATATTCTTATGCCAAATGTTATAATCTTCCCTATATAGTTTTTCGTTTTAGCAATGTTTATGGCAGATATGACGCAGATATAAAAAGAATGGAACGTGTTATGCCACTTTTTATAAATAAAATATATAACGAAGAGCCAATTGTCGTTTTCGGAAAAGATAAGACATTGGACTTTACTTATGTTGACGATTGCGTGAATGGTATTATTGCCGGCATAGAGAAGCTATTAAGCGGAGAGGTAAAAAATCAGACATTCAATTTGGCCTTTGGTGAAGGTCATACATTAATCGAGCTGGCAAACTTAATCGGTGAAGCGCTTGGAAAAGAAGTTAAAATGACAGTAGAAGAATCTAAGGTTGGCGAGGTAACTCATTATATCGCGGATATTACCAAAGCCCGTAATATTTTGGGATATAGTCCAAGAACATCTCTTAAAGAAGGTATAAAAAAGGCAGTTGAATGGTGGAGAAGTTATTATAATAAATAA
- a CDS encoding erythromycin biosynthesis sensory transduction protein eryC1: MKVPFIDLEAQYQPMKGEIKSALEGILDSCAFIQGPAVFNFERDFADYLGAQAVACVNSGTSALYCALRALGIGPEDEVITVPNTFIATAEAVSLTGAKPVFVDVCKESALMDVSQLESTITEKTKAIIPVHLYGQCADMDEILRIAKERGLFVIEDACQAHGAEYKGKKAGTIGDVGAFSFYPGKNLGAYGEGGAVASNNADLISKVKLIRDHGALEKYKHSVIGGNFRMSGFQGAVLGLKLKYLDNWIESRRKNARLYRENLSGLPVEIIKEEEYNKHNYHLFVILTEKRDELVDYLKKHDVFSGIHYPIPVHLQEAYADFGWKNGDYPVSEGLAKKILSLPMYPELREEQIKYVAGLLKELYQK; encoded by the coding sequence ATGAAAGTACCATTTATAGACTTAGAGGCACAGTATCAACCGATGAAAGGGGAAATAAAAAGCGCATTGGAGGGTATCTTAGATTCTTGCGCTTTTATTCAAGGTCCGGCAGTTTTTAATTTTGAAAGGGATTTTGCCGATTATCTGGGGGCGCAAGCCGTGGCATGTGTAAATTCCGGTACGTCAGCCCTTTATTGCGCTTTACGCGCGTTAGGTATAGGTCCGGAAGACGAAGTAATAACCGTTCCGAATACTTTTATAGCTACAGCCGAGGCAGTGTCCTTAACCGGTGCAAAACCTGTTTTTGTTGATGTTTGCAAAGAAAGCGCGCTTATGGACGTTTCACAATTAGAGAGTACTATTACAGAAAAAACAAAAGCAATTATACCTGTTCACTTATACGGCCAGTGTGCCGATATGGATGAAATTTTAAGAATTGCGAAAGAACGCGGATTATTTGTGATAGAAGATGCTTGTCAGGCTCATGGGGCCGAATATAAAGGTAAGAAAGCCGGTACGATAGGCGATGTGGGTGCTTTTAGCTTTTATCCGGGAAAAAATCTTGGCGCATATGGAGAAGGCGGAGCAGTTGCTTCAAATAATGCCGATTTAATAAGCAAAGTAAAATTAATCCGCGATCATGGTGCGCTGGAGAAATATAAACATAGCGTAATCGGGGGGAATTTTAGAATGAGTGGCTTTCAGGGTGCTGTTTTAGGTTTAAAGCTTAAGTATCTGGACAATTGGATAGAATCCAGAAGAAAAAATGCAAGATTATATAGAGAGAATCTATCGGGCTTGCCAGTGGAAATAATTAAAGAAGAAGAATACAATAAGCATAATTATCATTTATTTGTGATTTTGACGGAAAAAAGAGATGAGCTTGTGGATTATTTAAAAAAGCATGATGTTTTTTCCGGAATTCATTATCCAATACCGGTACATTTGCAAGAAGCTTATGCAGATTTTGGTTGGAAGAATGGCGATTATCCGGTTTCGGAAGGGCTTGCGAAGAAGATTTTGTCTTTGCCGATGTATCCTGAACTTAGAGAAGAACAGATAAAATATGTTGCCGGACTTTTAAAAGAATTATATCAAAAGTAA